One genomic window of Onychomys torridus chromosome 19, mOncTor1.1, whole genome shotgun sequence includes the following:
- the LOC118570398 gene encoding MFS-type transporter SLC18B1 isoform X6 yields MIGMIFGCYALFELLASLVFGKYLVQIGAKFMFIAGMFISGGVTILFGVLDQLPDGPIFIVMCFLVRIVDAIGFGAAITASSSILAKAFPNNVATVLGSLEVFSGLGLIVGPPLGGFLYQSFGYEVPFILLGCIVLLMIPLNLCILPSYESEPGEHSFWKLVSLPKVSLISFVIISLSSCFGFLEPILSLFILEKFNLPAGYVGLVFLGLALSYTISSPLFGLLSDRMPNLRKWFLVFGNLITAGCYMLLGPVPILHIKSQLWLMVLVLVVNGVSAGMSIIPTFPEVLSCAHENGFEEGISTLGLVSGLTSAMWSVGAFMGPMLGGFLYEKIGFEWAAAMQGLWALISVSNPGFVWVSSISLHFGDTCLGGFILTVHFVVLKGLAMGLFYLWEHSKTRRRYSQLSRLLSRLAHEREKECFFFFPFMLLDFWGT; encoded by the exons ATGATTGGGATGATCTTTGGATGCTATGCTTTATTTGAGTTGTTGGCATCTTTAGTGTTTGGAAAATAT CTTGTACAAATTGGAGCCAAATTCATGTTTATTGCAGGAATGTTTATCTCAGGAGGAGTTACAATTCTTTTTGG TGTCTTGGACCAGCTTCCGGACGGACCCATATTTATTGTCATGTGTTTTCTGGTGAGAATAGTAGATGCCATAGGCTTTGGTGCAGCCATAACAGCATCATCCTCTATCCTCGCAAAGGCCTTCCCCAATAATGTGGCTACTGTGCTG GGAAGCCTTGAGGTTTTTTCTGGACTGGGGCTTATAGTAGGTCCCCCTTTAGGTGGCTTTTTGTATCAGTCCTTTGGCTATGAGGTGCCTTTTATTCTTCTGGGGTGCATAGTTCTACTGATGATACCACTCAACCTATGTATTTTGCCCAGTTATG AGTCGGAGCCAGGTGAACACTCCTTCTGGAAACTTGTCTCATTACCCAAGGTCAGTCTCATATCCTTCGTCATCATCTCCCTCAGCTCCTGCTTCGGCTTCCTGGAgcccatcctctctctcttcatcttggAGAAG TTCAATTTGCCAGCTGGATACGTGGGACTGGTCTTCCTGGGTCTAGCTCTGTCCTACACCATTTCATCACCGCTGTTTGGTCTCCTCAGTGACAGGATGCCT AATCTCAGGAAATGGTTTCTGGTTTTTGGAAACTTAATCACAGCTGGGTGCTACATGCTCTTAGGACCTGTCCCCATTTTGCACATTAAAAG CCAGCTGTGGCTCATGGTTCTGGTGTTAGTGGTAAATGGCGTCTCTGCTGGAATGAGTATCATCCCAACTTTCCCAGAGGTACTCAGTTGTGCACA TGAAAATGGGTTTGAAGAGGGAATAAGCACTCTGGGACTCGTATCTGGTCTTACTAGCGCCATGTGGTCAGTTGG TGCTTTCATGGGACCAATGCTGGGCGGATTTCTGTATGAGAAAATTGGTTTCGAGTGGGCAGCAGCTATGCAAGGCCTATGGGCTCTGATAAGTGTGAGTAATCCTGGATTTGTGTGGGTTTCTTCCATTTCCTTACACTTTGGAGACACTTGCCTTGGAGGATTTATTTTAACAGTGCATTTTGTTGTGTTAAAGGGACTTGCGATGGGCTTATTTTATCTCTGGGAGCACTCAAAGACGAGAAGAAGGTACAGTCAACTTTCCAGACTTCTTTCCAGGCTAGctcatgaaagagaaaaggaatgtttttttttttttcccttcatgctATTAGATTTCTGGGGAACATAA
- the LOC118570398 gene encoding MFS-type transporter SLC18B1 isoform X5 — MMAFSILGPFFPKEAEKKGASNTMIGMIFGCYALFELLASLVFGKYLVQIGAKFMFIAGMFISGGVTILFGVLDQLPDGPIFIVMCFLVRIVDAIGFGAAITASSSILAKAFPNNVATVLGSLEVFSGLGLIVGPPLGGFLYQSFGYEVPFILLGCIVLLMIPLNLCILPSYESEPGEHSFWKLVSLPKVSLISFVIISLSSCFGFLEPILSLFILEKFNLPAGYVGLVFLGLALSYTISSPLFGLLSDRMPNLRKWFLVFGNLITAGCYMLLGPVPILHIKSQLWLMVLVLVVNGVSAGMSIIPTFPEVLSCAHENGFEEGISTLGLVSGLTSAMWSVGAFMGPMLGGFLYEKIGFEWAAAMQGLWALISVSNPGFVWVSSISLHFGDTCLGGFILTVHFVVLKGLAMGLFYLWEHSKTRRRYSQLSRLLSRLAHEREKECFFFFPFMLLDFWGT; from the exons gCAGAAAAGAAGGGGGCCAGCAACACCATGATTGGGATGATCTTTGGATGCTATGCTTTATTTGAGTTGTTGGCATCTTTAGTGTTTGGAAAATAT CTTGTACAAATTGGAGCCAAATTCATGTTTATTGCAGGAATGTTTATCTCAGGAGGAGTTACAATTCTTTTTGG TGTCTTGGACCAGCTTCCGGACGGACCCATATTTATTGTCATGTGTTTTCTGGTGAGAATAGTAGATGCCATAGGCTTTGGTGCAGCCATAACAGCATCATCCTCTATCCTCGCAAAGGCCTTCCCCAATAATGTGGCTACTGTGCTG GGAAGCCTTGAGGTTTTTTCTGGACTGGGGCTTATAGTAGGTCCCCCTTTAGGTGGCTTTTTGTATCAGTCCTTTGGCTATGAGGTGCCTTTTATTCTTCTGGGGTGCATAGTTCTACTGATGATACCACTCAACCTATGTATTTTGCCCAGTTATG AGTCGGAGCCAGGTGAACACTCCTTCTGGAAACTTGTCTCATTACCCAAGGTCAGTCTCATATCCTTCGTCATCATCTCCCTCAGCTCCTGCTTCGGCTTCCTGGAgcccatcctctctctcttcatcttggAGAAG TTCAATTTGCCAGCTGGATACGTGGGACTGGTCTTCCTGGGTCTAGCTCTGTCCTACACCATTTCATCACCGCTGTTTGGTCTCCTCAGTGACAGGATGCCT AATCTCAGGAAATGGTTTCTGGTTTTTGGAAACTTAATCACAGCTGGGTGCTACATGCTCTTAGGACCTGTCCCCATTTTGCACATTAAAAG CCAGCTGTGGCTCATGGTTCTGGTGTTAGTGGTAAATGGCGTCTCTGCTGGAATGAGTATCATCCCAACTTTCCCAGAGGTACTCAGTTGTGCACA TGAAAATGGGTTTGAAGAGGGAATAAGCACTCTGGGACTCGTATCTGGTCTTACTAGCGCCATGTGGTCAGTTGG TGCTTTCATGGGACCAATGCTGGGCGGATTTCTGTATGAGAAAATTGGTTTCGAGTGGGCAGCAGCTATGCAAGGCCTATGGGCTCTGATAAGTGTGAGTAATCCTGGATTTGTGTGGGTTTCTTCCATTTCCTTACACTTTGGAGACACTTGCCTTGGAGGATTTATTTTAACAGTGCATTTTGTTGTGTTAAAGGGACTTGCGATGGGCTTATTTTATCTCTGGGAGCACTCAAAGACGAGAAGAAGGTACAGTCAACTTTCCAGACTTCTTTCCAGGCTAGctcatgaaagagaaaaggaatgtttttttttttttcccttcatgctATTAGATTTCTGGGGAACATAA